The Impatiens glandulifera chromosome 3, dImpGla2.1, whole genome shotgun sequence genome contains a region encoding:
- the LOC124928708 gene encoding E3 ubiquitin-protein ligase BIG BROTHER-like: MKVNWYKMNWNQQMDVHYVNGSFPYNSAGSYANFFEGLAYEHANFIFADAVHSQESMYPPPMQTNFYKFGLSDQGNVSYYDYNNGHILNGHASQVHEYTRHFENSQAIHLENSQAIHLENSPAIHLENSQAIHLENSQAIHLENSQAIHLENSQAIHLENSQAIHLENSQEIHLENSQAIACEQTATVTTQWDENAVGNTNPDHAECPLDQPNDNDSQVIWQDNVDLDNMTYEELLELGEAVGTENRGLAPELISLLPVRKFKTGFFSRKKSKIERCVICQMEYKRGERQMTLPCKHVYHVDCGSKWLSVNKACPICYTEVFGVDESKH, encoded by the exons ATGAAAGTAAACTGGTACAAGATGAACTGGAACCAACAGATGGATGTTCACTATGTAAATGGAAGCTTTCCTTATAACTCAGCTGGAAGTTATGCAAATTTCTTTGAAGGTCTTGCCTATGAGCATGCCAATTTCATTTTTGCAGATGCTGTTCACTCTCAG GAGAGCATGTACCCTCCTCCAATGCAAACAAATTTCTACAAATTTGGCTTATCTGATCAAGGGAATGTTTCCTATTATGATTATAACAATGGACATATCCTCAATGGTCATGCATCCCAAGTACATGAATACACTAGGCACTTTGAGAACTCTCAAGCAATCCACTTGGAGAACTCTCAAGCAATCCACTTGGAGAACTCTCCAGCAATCCACTTGGAGAACTCTCAAGCAATCCACTTGGAGAACTCTCAAGCAATCCACTTGGAGAACTCTCAAGCAATCCACTTGGAGAACTCTCAAGCAATCCACTTGGAGAACTCTCAAGCAATCCACTTGGAGAACTCTCAAGAAATCCACTTGGAGAACTCTCAAGCAATCGCTTGTGAGCAAACAGCTACAGTAACTACACAGTGGGATGAAAATGCTGTTGGAAATACGAATCCTGACCATGCAGAAT GTCCCCTAGATCAGCCAAATGATAATGATAGTCAG GTCATTTGGCAAGACAATGTTGATCTTGACAATATGACTTATGAG GAACTTCTCGAACTTGGCGAAGCAGTTGGCACTGAGAACCGAGGGCTCGCTCCAGAACTAATATCTTTACTTCCAGTTCGGAAATTCAAGACTGGCTTCTTCTccagaaagaaatcaaaaatcGAAAG GTGTGTAATATGTCAAATGGAATACAAAAGAGGTGAAAGACAGATGACCCTTCCTTGCAAACACGTCTACCATGTCGATTGTGGATCAAAGTGGCTTAGTGTCAACAAG GCTTGCCCCATATGTTACACAGAGGTGTTTGGAGTCGACGAATCAAAGCACTAA
- the LOC124928707 gene encoding aldehyde dehydrogenase family 3 member F1-like codes for MEKKEVKSELIIERELDELRDSFRSGKTREASWRRSQLKQILSFLQDKEQDILHALQQDLSKHPAESFRDEIGTSIKSVNYALEGLNKWMSPNKAKMPLAAFPSTAEVVPEPLGLVLIISSWNFPFGLSLEPLIGAIASGNVVVLKPSELAPSSSSVLAKMVGTYLDKTAIRIMEGGSSVGELLLQQKWDKIFFTGSARVGRIVMLAAVKNLTPVILELGGKCPAVVDSLPCSNKKMAVKRILSGKFGVCAGQACLAIDYILTEKRFVSTLLEEMKVLLKEQYGDNPMETKSVARIINKQHFSRFEDLLHDPSIKDSIVHGGSFDKDGLFIEPTILIDPPLKSSIMTEEIFGPLLPIITLERIEDSVEFIKSRSNPLAIYAFTHDKTLQNRLINETSSGSLVFNDTIVQYAIDTVPFGGVGESGFGKYHGKFSFDAFTHEKVIVRRSYLIDFWFRYPPWDYKKMQLFKAGYRYDYLNIALIALGFKKSY; via the exons ATGGAGAAAAAAGAGGTAAAAAGTGAGTTAATAATTGAGAGAGAATTAGATGAATTAAGAGATAGTTTTAGAAGTGGGAAAACAAGAGAAGCATCTTGGAGAAGGTCTCAGCTCAAACAAATACTCTCTTTTTTGCAAGACAAAGAACAAGACATACTTCATGCCCTTCAACAAGACCTTTCCAAACATCCAGCCGAATCCTTTCGAGACGAG ATTGGAACATCAATTAAATCAGTAAACTATGCACTTGAAGGCTTAAACAAATGGATGTCACCCAATAAG GCAAAGATGCCTTTAGCTGCGTTTCCTTCAACAGCAGAAGTAGTTCCCGAGCCACTTGGTCTTGTCCTAATCATTTCTTCATGGAACTTCCCTTTCGGTTTGTCGCTAGAGCCGTTGATAGGGGCAATAGCGTCGGGAAATGTCGTTGTTTTGAAGCCATCGGAACTTGCACCGTCTTCTTCGTCGGTTCTGGCAAAGATGGTCGGTACTTATTTGGATAAGACGGCTATTAGGATCATGGAAGGCGGATCTTCGGTTGGAGAACTTCTCTTGCAGCAAAAATGGGACAAGATCTTCTTCACAG GTAGTGCCCGGGTGGGACGTATTGTTATGTTGGCGGCTGTGAAGAATTTAACGCCTGTCATACTCGAGTTGGGTGGAAAGTGTCCCGCCGTGGTTGATTCTCTTCCGTGTTCTAACAAAAAG ATGGCGGTTAAACGGATCCTATCCGGGAAATTTGGAGTTTGCGCGGGTCAGGCATGCCTAGCGATTGATTACATACTCACCGAGAAACGATTTGTGTCTACTTTG TTAGAAGAGATGAAGGTCTTACTCAAAGAACAATATGGGGACAATCCGATGGAAACCAAATCAGTAGCAAGAATAATCAACAAGCAACATTTCTCGAGGTTTGAGGATCTTCTTCACGACCCGTCGATCAAAGATTCCATCGTGCATGGTGGTTCCTTTGACAAAGATGGACT GTTCATTGAGCCCACTATTTTGATCGATCCGCCGCTTAAGTCATCAATCATGACAGAAGAGATTTTCGGTCCATTGCTTCCGATAATAACT CTTGAGAGAATCGAAGACAGTGTAGAGTTTATAAAGTCTAGATCAAATCCGCTAGCTATATACGCATTCACACACGACAAAACGCTTCAAAACAGGCTGATAAACGAGACTTCATCGGGGAGCTTGGTGTTCAATGACACAATTGTCCAA taTGCGATTGATACTGTTCCGTTTGGAGGGGTGGGGGAAAGTGGATTCGGGAAATACCACGGGAAGTTCTCTTTCGACGCGTTCACACACGAAAAGGTCATAGTAAGAAGAAGCTATCTGATTGATTTCTGGTTCAGATATCCTCCATGGGACTACAAGAAGATGCAACTATTCAAAGCAGGTTACCGTTATGATTATCTCAATATAGCTCTAATAGCTCTTGGCTTCAAGAAGTCTTACTGA
- the LOC124932074 gene encoding increased DNA methylation 2-like gives MKHNKEMKAEELQGREGGCDPQLTLVDNAKHARHGLAVGMFNSGECDDAYILQVALPGIRHDISKLSVIVQKTGKVVVEGCMMESKIFKGASIPLGVIVQELPPVGPFSLTYFLPSVVDPRLFQPSFGDDGILNIVIMKDMNKIKKLSNNN, from the exons ATGAAACATAACAAGGAGATGAAGGCTGAAGAGCTCCAAGGTCGAGAAGGAGGATGTGATCCTCAACTGACTCTTGTAGATAATGCAAAACATGCCAGGCATGGACTAGCTGTTGGCATGTTTAATTCGGGAGAATGTGATGATGCCTACATTCTCCAGGTCGCTCTCCCAGGCATTCGTCATGACATCA GCAAGCTATCCGTCATCGTTCAGAAAACAGGTAAAGTCGTAGTTGAAGGATGTATGATGGAATCGAAAATCTTTAAGGGAGCTTCTATACCCCTAGGAGTGATAGTGCAGGAGCTTCCACCAGTTGGACCATTCTCTCTGACATATTTCTTGCCGAGTGTGGTTGATCCGAGGCTATTCCAGCCCAGTTTTGGAGACGATGGGATTCTGAACATTGTGATTATGAAAGATATGAATAAGATAAAGAAACTGTCTAATAATAACTGA